The following are encoded together in the Solenopsis invicta isolate M01_SB chromosome 14, UNIL_Sinv_3.0, whole genome shotgun sequence genome:
- the LOC105197096 gene encoding protein obstructor-E: MFTAGIVALLSAIALTHAAYNCPKKDGQYEDARQCDLYYECIDGVATEKLCPDGLVFDPLNRKVNKCDHVFNVDCGERLELQPPQPTKKCPRRNGFFAHPDPTVCNVFYNCIDGEAIEITCTTGLHFDEYSGTCVWPDSAGREGCGVMGKKLQDGFECPTESQVDSRGMLIDHPKFAHPEDCQKFYVCLNGVTPREQGCSDGTVYNEEQQRCDAPENVPGCEDWYKDDDKKP, from the exons ATGTTCACAGCCGGGATCGTCGCGTTGCTAAGCGCGATCGCGCTGACAC ACGCCGCGTACAATTGCCCGAAGAAGGACGGCCAATATGAGGACGCCAGGCAGTGCGACTTGTATTACGAATGTATCGACGGTGTGGCAACGGAGAAGCTGTGCCCGGACGGCCTCGTGTTCGATCCCCTGAATCGCAAGGTCAACAAGTGCGACCACGTCTTCAACGTCGACTGCGGCGAACGTCTCGAATTAC AACCTCCACAGCCGACGAAGAAGTGCCCGCGACGAAACGGTTTCTTCGCGCATCCCGACCCGACAGTGTGCAACGTCTTCTACAATTGCATCGACGGCGAAGCGATCGAGATTACCTGCACCACCGGGCTGCACTTCGACGAGTACAGCGGAACTTGCGTGTGGCCGGATAGCGCGGGTCGCGAG GGCTGCGGGGTCATGGGCAAGAAGCTGCAGGACGGTTTCGAGTGCCCAACTGAGAGCCAGGTCGACAGCAGGGGCATGCTAATCGACCATCCCAAGTTCGCGCACCCCGAGGACTGTCAGAAGTTCTACGTATGCCTGAACGGTGTGACGCCGCGCGAGCAGGGCTGCAGCGATGGCACCGTCTACAACGAGGAACAGCAGAGGTGCGACGCACCCGAGAACGTCCCCGGATG CGAGGACTGGTACAAGGACGACGACAAGAAGCCGTAA
- the LOC105198969 gene encoding protein obstructor-E has product MKTEVLLLLICIGAVTALSRKQEAAEQSRRKVSAATKPPPKKQEEEEEYEDDEDDQCPEPNGYFPDAEQCDKYYDCRDNKITEKLCPDGLVFNDFSPQHEKCDLPFGIDCSKRPKLQKPQPSPHCPRMHGYFAHEDSRNCNTFYYCVEGKFNMITCPEGLVFSEKTGICNWPDEAQKKGCGSRELFNFTCPKVDDSVAATHPRYPDTEDCQYFYVCVNGEIPRRSGCKLGQAFDERTGKCDWARKIPECKDWYKDQLTDEQLDALENPPPKPKPTGGPSRRKGSRPTV; this is encoded by the exons ATGAAGACGGAAGTCCTTCTTCTCCTGATTTGCATCG GAGCTGTGACTGCGCTATCCAGGAAGCAAGAGGCTGCCGAGCAAAGCCGTCGGAAGGTCTCTGCGGCTACGAAACCTCCTCCAAAGAAacaagaggaggaggaggaataCGAGGATGATGAGGACGACCAGTGTCCGGAGCCCAACGGTTACTTTCCGGACGCGGAGCAATGCGATAAATATTACGACTGTAGAGACAACAAGATAACAGAAAAATTGTGCCCCGACGGTCTCGTCTTCAATGATTTCAGCCCGCAGCACGAGAAGTGCGATTTGCCGTTCGGCATCGATTGCTCAAAGAGACCCAAGCTAC AGAAGCCACAACCCTCGCCTCACTGTCCCCGCATGCACGGCTACTTCGCTCACGAGGACTCCAGGAACTGCAACACCTTCTACTACTGCGTAGAGGGCAAGTTCAACATGATCACTTGCCCGGAAGGTCTGGTCTTCTCCGAGAAGACCGGCATCTGCAACTGGCCGGACGAGGCGCAGAAGAAGGGCTGCGGTTCTCGCGAGCTCTTCAACTTCACCTGCCCGAAAGTCGATGACTCTGTGGCCGCGACGCATCCGCGTTATCCCGACACCGAAGACTGCCAGTATTTCTACGTATGCGTCAACGGTGAGATACCGAGGCGAAGCGGATGCAAGCTCGGTCAGGCGTTCGACGAACGTACTGGAAAGTGCGACTGGGCAAGAAAAATACCCGAATG cAAAGACTGGTATAAGGATCAACTAACCGACGAACAATTGGACGCCTTAGAGAATCCACCGCCCAAGCCCAAGCCTACCGGTGGACCAAGCAGAAGAAAAGGCAGTAGACCAACCGTATAG